The sequence AAAATACCCTGTGCTACAGCAACACTTTTTAGGGTGGTTTGTAAAAACTAAGCGGGCGGTTTTCAATAATGAAGAGGCTACTTTCATGGACTTTTCCATCCCACAAATGGGAAATACCCGTTTCATGTATGTTCTACCTTTTTCTGAAACAGAGGCCCTAGTGGAATATACCTTATTTTCAGAAGACATCTTAGAAAAAGCTGAATATGAAAATGCTATTGCAGATTACTTAGAGCAAAAATTGGGATGCACTGATTATGAAATTCTAGAAAAGGAAACAGGTAATATTCCCATGACTTCTTATAGATTTAATAAGCAAAACTCTGATAGAATCATGAATATAGGCATAGCAGGTGGATGGGCAAAAGCAAGCACCGGGTTCACTTTCTACAATACATCCAAACAGGTAAATCTCCTAGTGGAATTCCTTAAAAAGGAAAAACCATTATCCAAGTTCTATAAAAGGGGTAAGTATTGGTATTATGATTTGTTGCTACTGGATATTCTTTATAAAAATAATCATTTAGGCCAATCTATTTTTGAAGCCATGTTCAAAAAGAGAAGCCCACAATTGATTTTAAAATTCTTGGATGAGGATACTACAATCTGGGAAGATCTTCAAATAATTAGCGCTTGTCCAAAGCTGCCTTTTTTGAAAGCACTCTGGCATAGAATATTCTAAACAGTTCGTTTCATGAGGTTCTCTCCAAACTGTTTTAAAATGGCTTTGTTAGCATCTGGAACAGAAATTGTAGTTAAAGCATCAAATGCTTTTTGAGTATACGCATTGATTTCCTTTTTAGCTTCTTCCACTGCCCCGCTTTCCATAAAAATAGATTTAACCGTTTCCACCTTTGTTCCAGAATCTTCAGGCTTTAATGAATATAGATGCAAAAGACCTTCGTACTGTTCCTTTTCAGCATATTCCAAAGACTTTAGAAAAAGAAATGTTTTCTTGTTTTCAATAATATCTCCACCTACCTGTTTTCCAAAAGTTTCTGGATCTCCAAAAGCATCTAAATAATCATCCTGTAACTGAAAGGCTATGCCCAGATTTTTCCCAAACTCGTATATTGCTTCAGTATCATCCTGTGAAGCATTTGCAATGATGGCTCCCATCTTCATGGCCGCTGCAACTAAAACAGCAGTTTTATATTCAATCATTTTTAAATATTCTGGGATGGTAACATCATCCCTAGATTCAAAATCCACATCATACTGCTGACCTTCACAAACTTCAATTGCAGTTTTGCTAAAAAGCGAAGTGAGTTTTTTAAAAATTTCTGGTGAATAGCTTTCAAAAAATTGATACGAATTGATCAACATGGCATCCCCTGATAGAATACCTGTATTTACATCCCACTTTTCGTGTACAGTGGTTTTTCCCCTTCGCAATGGAGCATCATCCATTATATCATCATGCACCAAGGAAAAATTATGGAAAACTTCTATAGCTAAAGCTGAGTCCAGAGCATCTTCGAAGTTTCCACCAAACAAATCAGCAGTCATAAGTGTGAGGATAGGTCTTAATCTTTTGCCTCCTAATCTAAGGATATAGTTTATGGGCTCATAAAGATTCTTTGGTTCTTTTATTTTGATTTGACTCTGTAAATGAGAAATAAATGCAGCTCCATACTGCTCAATGGTTTTCGAATTCGTCATAAACCAAAAATACTGTCAATAAATTAAATTGTTTCGTAATTCCAGAAGAGTTTGCCCATTCCTTTTACATTTAAAAAACCAAGATTAGCAAGATTCGAAAAAAGTTTACGCAAAAAACGCAATAGATTTGAAAACCTTCGTCTTTATAGTTGAAGACAGCAAACAGCCTTTTTTGAATGGTTTCCAATAAAGAGAACTATAAAAATCTAACAACTTTTTTTGATGATGAGTATCATTCTCTAAAGGCATATGTGCGCTCAAAAGTGGATGATACAACGGAAAGAGATGCAGAGGATATTATTCAAGACGTGGCTTTACGCATATTCTCAAGGTCCGATGATTCTTCTCCCATAAACAATATTGCAGGCTTTGTATACAACTCCATTAAAAACAGAATCATTGATGTAATGCGAACCAAAAAGGATAAGGTACATCAAGATGATGATATTGATAAACAATGGGCAGATTTTGCAGAACTATTTTACGATACAACAGACAATGCGTACCCAGAAGATTCAATGCAAGCCCTTAAAAAAGCGATAAACGAACTAAAACCTTCTTATCAAGACATTATTATCGCCATTGATTTTGAAGGCTATACGTATAGAGAGATTGCAGAGCAAACAGGCATTTCTCTTGGAACATTAATGTCAAGAAGACATAGGGCACTGTCCCTTTTATCAAAAAATTTAGAAATCGAAAAAATAAGAATTAAAGAGTATGGAACATTCAGATAGATACGAAAGAAAAATGGAACGGTATGTAACCAAAGGGTTCAAGGTGTTGTTTATGGTCATTTTTGGTATTCTCATGATCTTTTTAATGGGCTTTGTGTTCATGTGGCTGTGGAATTGGTTAATGCCGGACATTTTTGGTCTTACCACGCTTACGTACTGGCAATCCTTTGGCTTGTTGGCTTTGGCCAAAATAATTTTTGGTTTTGGCAATCATTCCTCAAAAGGTGGAGGTCATAAGAAATCCAAGAGACATAGTAAATTGAAAAACTATTGTAATTCTAAAAATGGTGATTCTGACTGGAAACACTACGATCAATTTTGGAAAGAAGAAGGAGAGGAAGCCTTTAACGCCTATGTCAATAGAATTAAAAAAGAAGATCACGATGACAGAGGATAAAAAGAATAACCCATTGCAGAGAAGACAGAGCTACCGATACAGGACTTTTTTTTGGAGTTCAAACTCTAAAACAACAGTCCAGTCCAATAAAAGTTTCTTCTTTCGTCTTTTTATGGGTAGTTGACCCATTAATTCCAAAGATTTAAGCATTTGTTAAAAAAATGTAAAACTTTGGAAACTTTTTTTGTTTTTAAAGTTTCCAAATCTATTTTTGCTGCCGATTATGCGAGAAAAGATTTTACATAGAGCAACGGAGCTATTCTTAAATCTAGGGTTTAAGAGTGTAACAATGGATGATTTGGCAAACGAAATGGGGATTTCCAAAAAGACCATTTATTCTCATTTTGAAAACAAAACCAAATTAGTGGAAGAAAGCACATTGGACTTGTTTTGGTTTATTTCCAATGGTATTGATGAAATTGTTGCATTACAAAAGAACCCAATTGAAGAATTGTATGAAATAAAGCGATTTGTAATGCATCATTTAAAAGATGAAAAATCATCTCCACAGTACCAATTACAAAAATATTACCCAAGGATCCATGATACGCTCAAGAAAAAACAATTTGATGTCATGCAGGATTGCGTGGTAGACAATATTAAAAGAGGTGTGGATTTAGGTATTTACAGAGACAATCTCAATATTCAATTTGTTTCCAGAATATATTTTTCTGGAGTAATAAGTATAAAGGACAATGGTCTTTTTCCTATGACTATTTTTTCAAACAAACAATTGGAAGATGACTATTTAGAATATCATATAAGGGGTATTGTAACTCCAAAAGGAAGAAAAATATTAAACTCAATCATCAATTCAAACCAAGAATAAATGCGAACAACCTTAATTAGTTTACTGTTAATACTGCCCTTGTTTTCCCAAGCACAGGAAGACAAAAGTAGCTTTAGCCTGGATGAAGCAATAGCCTATGCATTGCAGCACAACTATTCTGTTATTAATGCAGATAGGGATATCGTGGATGCTCAAAAACAAAAGTGGGAAACCATTGCCGGTGGGCTACCTCAAATCGATGGAGCTATAAGCTACCAAAACCAGTTAAAGCAACCCCAATCACAATTTCCATCCATTTTAGTCCCTGAAGAGTTTTTACCCCCAGGAGTCGTGCAGGACCCTAATGTCTTTGTTCCGATTATTTTTGGCCAACCTCAAACTGCAACGGCCACAGTCACATTAAAACAGCAAATTTTTGATGGATCATATATAGTCGGTGTTCAAGCTACAAAAGCCTTCTTAAGCTACAGCCAGAACAACAAGGAAAAAACAGATTTAGACGTTAGAAAAGCCGTTGTAGAGGCATATGGAAATGTATTGTTGGCCCAAGAAAGTGTTTTAATTTCTGAAAACAACAAAGCCACTTTAGAAAAGAATCTATATGAAACCAAGCGGATTTATGAAAATGGACTTGGTGATGAAGAAAGTGTGGATCAATTGCAAATTACCTTGTCTTCGGTTGACAATCAGTTAAAAAATGCAAAACGATTAGAGAAAATTACCCTTCAAATGTTGAACTTGATGATGGGTCTACCCATTACATCACCAACAGAGCTTACGGAGAATCTTGATGATTTGGCCCAAAAACAAATCGATTTGGGATTGTTGGACTCTGAATTCAATATAGAGAACAATGTAGATTACAAGTTAGCTCTCAATTTGAATGAACAACGTTACTATGAACATAAGCTAGAAAAAAGTAGGGCTCTACCTTCATTGAATGCCTTTGTTAATTATGGAGGCAATTCCTTTAGCGATAGCTTTAATTTTCTAAGTAGCGGGCAAGAATGGTTTGGTCAATCTGTTTTAGGATTTGACTTAAACATTCCTATTTTCAGTTCTTTAAAAAGAAGTGCCAGTACACAACGTGCCAAAATAGCTTTGGAAAAAGCAAAAACGCAATTCACAGAATCTCAAGAACAGATTCGATTACAGTTGGAAAGTGCAAAAAGCGATTACATACTTTCTATAGAGGAATACGATACCTCTAAACAGAATTTAAAACTTGCTGAGCGTATCGAAAATAAAAATCAAATTAAATATTCTGAAGGATTGGCAACCAGTTTTGAGCTTAGACAAGCACAAACGCAACTATATTCTACCCAGCAAGAATATTTACAATCCATGGTTGATGTGATCAACCGCAAAACCGAATTGGAAATCATATTAAATCAATAGTCAAAAAAAGAAAACCATATCAACATGAAAAATTTAATATATCTAGTACTTACAGCACTTGTTTTATCTTCCTGTGGAGGAGGAAGCAATGGTTCGGTAGAAAGTGTTATCGCTGGGAATGATTTAGACGCAATCCGAGCAAAGCGAACAGAAATTACGACTCAACAAAAAGGGTTGGAGATGCAAATTCAATCTTTGGATTCTGTAATTGCGTTGTTAGATGATAATGCTAAACTTCCATTGGTTACCACTATAGAAGCAAAAACTGAAAAGTTTGATCATTATTTAGAACTTCAAGGTAATGTAACCACAAAACAGAATGTACTTGTTTACCCAGAAATATCGGGTACACTAAATCGTGTTTATGTCAAAGAAGGTCAAAAAGTACAAAAGGGACAATTGTTAGCTTCAATTGATGATGGAGGTTTATCAAGTCAATTGGCTCAAATGAAAACACAAGCTGCATTGGAAAAAACCACTTTTGAGCGTCAAAAAAGTCTTTGGGAACAAAACATTGGTTCAGAAATTCAGTATCTACAGGCCAAAACAGCCTATGAAGCTCAGGAAAGTGCTGTAAAGCAAATGCAGAGCCAAGTTTCTAAATCAACGATCAGAGCCCCTTTTTCAGGAATCATTGATGATGTGATCAAAGATCAAGGTACTGTTGTTAGTCCAGGTCCAGGGTCGGAAGTTTTCCGTATTGTGAACTTAACCAATATGTACATTAAAGTAGAAGTTCCGGAAAGTCATTTACCCAATGTTACTCCTGGAAAGAATGTTAATGTCTATTTTCCGGTACTTGGTGATAGCGTTACTACAAAAGTGAGACAGACGGGCAATTTTATAAATCCAAGCAATAGGTCGTTTACTGCTGAAATTCCGGTCCCAAGTGATGGTGGAAAGGTAAAACCAAACCTTACCGCAAAGGTTATGATCAATGATTATACTAACGAGAATGCTATTCTAATTCCTCAAAGTATCGTTTCTGAAAACGCAGAAGGAGAGCAGTATGTGTATTTAGTAAATGCGGATTCTATTTCTTCTGATGCCATAGCGCAAAAAGTAATTATCACTACTGGAAAAACCCAAGGAGATTACGTAGAAGTGCTTTCTGGTGTAAATAATGGTGATGGTATTATTGATGAAGGTGCAAGAAGCGTTAAAGAAGGGCAGAAAGTAAAAATCAAGAATGGCCAATAGCCAAAAGACATAGATTATGAGTAAGCAAAAGAAAAAAGTAGATAAAGAATTTGGGCTGGCATCATGGGCTATTGACAATAAAACAACAATGTATGTTTTAATTGCGGTGATACTTTTTCTAGGAGCATCGGCCTATTTTAGCATGCCTCGAGAGAACTTTCCAGAGATAAAAGAGACCAAGATTTACATTAGCTCGGTCTATCCAGGAAATACGGCAGAGGATATTGAAAAACTGATTACCGACCCGCTTGAGGACGAACTAAAGACGGTTAGTAATGTAGTGGAGATAACCTCAACATCTCAAGAAGATTATTCCATAATCATTGTAGAGTTTGATGAAAGCATAACGGTAGATGCTGCCAAACAAAAGGTGAAAGATGAAGTGGATACGGAGACGGCAAGCGAAGACTGGCCCACTTTTAATGGTGCAAAAGTTGAGCCCAATGTGTTTGACTTAAGCATGTCCGAAGAGATTCCTATTCTAAACATTAATATTTCTGGGGATTATCCTGTTGATAAACTCAAAGAATATGGTGAGTATTTAGAGGATGAGATTGAGAGTCTGCAAGAAATAAAACAAGTTGATATTCGTGGCGCACAAGAGAAG is a genomic window of Flagellimonas sp. CMM7 containing:
- a CDS encoding TetR/AcrR family transcriptional regulator; protein product: MREKILHRATELFLNLGFKSVTMDDLANEMGISKKTIYSHFENKTKLVEESTLDLFWFISNGIDEIVALQKNPIEELYEIKRFVMHHLKDEKSSPQYQLQKYYPRIHDTLKKKQFDVMQDCVVDNIKRGVDLGIYRDNLNIQFVSRIYFSGVISIKDNGLFPMTIFSNKQLEDDYLEYHIRGIVTPKGRKILNSIINSNQE
- a CDS encoding TolC family protein; the encoded protein is MRTTLISLLLILPLFSQAQEDKSSFSLDEAIAYALQHNYSVINADRDIVDAQKQKWETIAGGLPQIDGAISYQNQLKQPQSQFPSILVPEEFLPPGVVQDPNVFVPIIFGQPQTATATVTLKQQIFDGSYIVGVQATKAFLSYSQNNKEKTDLDVRKAVVEAYGNVLLAQESVLISENNKATLEKNLYETKRIYENGLGDEESVDQLQITLSSVDNQLKNAKRLEKITLQMLNLMMGLPITSPTELTENLDDLAQKQIDLGLLDSEFNIENNVDYKLALNLNEQRYYEHKLEKSRALPSLNAFVNYGGNSFSDSFNFLSSGQEWFGQSVLGFDLNIPIFSSLKRSASTQRAKIALEKAKTQFTESQEQIRLQLESAKSDYILSIEEYDTSKQNLKLAERIENKNQIKYSEGLATSFELRQAQTQLYSTQQEYLQSMVDVINRKTELEIILNQ
- a CDS encoding RNA polymerase sigma factor, translated to MVSNKENYKNLTTFFDDEYHSLKAYVRSKVDDTTERDAEDIIQDVALRIFSRSDDSSPINNIAGFVYNSIKNRIIDVMRTKKDKVHQDDDIDKQWADFAELFYDTTDNAYPEDSMQALKKAINELKPSYQDIIIAIDFEGYTYREIAEQTGISLGTLMSRRHRALSLLSKNLEIEKIRIKEYGTFR
- a CDS encoding efflux RND transporter periplasmic adaptor subunit; this encodes MKNLIYLVLTALVLSSCGGGSNGSVESVIAGNDLDAIRAKRTEITTQQKGLEMQIQSLDSVIALLDDNAKLPLVTTIEAKTEKFDHYLELQGNVTTKQNVLVYPEISGTLNRVYVKEGQKVQKGQLLASIDDGGLSSQLAQMKTQAALEKTTFERQKSLWEQNIGSEIQYLQAKTAYEAQESAVKQMQSQVSKSTIRAPFSGIIDDVIKDQGTVVSPGPGSEVFRIVNLTNMYIKVEVPESHLPNVTPGKNVNVYFPVLGDSVTTKVRQTGNFINPSNRSFTAEIPVPSDGGKVKPNLTAKVMINDYTNENAILIPQSIVSENAEGEQYVYLVNADSISSDAIAQKVIITTGKTQGDYVEVLSGVNNGDGIIDEGARSVKEGQKVKIKNGQ
- a CDS encoding lycopene cyclase family protein; the protein is MSNYDYIIIGAGAAGLLLADALGNDDFFASKSILILDKDDKTKNDRTWCFWEKGNGKFDDVLHKRWPNIYFAGKELRLSTSIGPYYYKMLRGIDFYMCFLDKIKEYPNIIWAQEQVINIQENENSVLVSTPTNQFTGAKVFNSIFDYQLVKKQKKYPVLQQHFLGWFVKTKRAVFNNEEATFMDFSIPQMGNTRFMYVLPFSETEALVEYTLFSEDILEKAEYENAIADYLEQKLGCTDYEILEKETGNIPMTSYRFNKQNSDRIMNIGIAGGWAKASTGFTFYNTSKQVNLLVEFLKKEKPLSKFYKRGKYWYYDLLLLDILYKNNHLGQSIFEAMFKKRSPQLILKFLDEDTTIWEDLQIISACPKLPFLKALWHRIF
- a CDS encoding polyprenyl synthetase family protein, with translation MTNSKTIEQYGAAFISHLQSQIKIKEPKNLYEPINYILRLGGKRLRPILTLMTADLFGGNFEDALDSALAIEVFHNFSLVHDDIMDDAPLRRGKTTVHEKWDVNTGILSGDAMLINSYQFFESYSPEIFKKLTSLFSKTAIEVCEGQQYDVDFESRDDVTIPEYLKMIEYKTAVLVAAAMKMGAIIANASQDDTEAIYEFGKNLGIAFQLQDDYLDAFGDPETFGKQVGGDIIENKKTFLFLKSLEYAEKEQYEGLLHLYSLKPEDSGTKVETVKSIFMESGAVEEAKKEINAYTQKAFDALTTISVPDANKAILKQFGENLMKRTV